Proteins encoded within one genomic window of Vidua macroura isolate BioBank_ID:100142 chromosome 2, ASM2450914v1, whole genome shotgun sequence:
- the KCNJ15 gene encoding ATP-sensitive inward rectifier potassium channel 15 isoform X2 has translation MSLFRALKKTCSLIKKSLFSRETTEAVRMEPTKINMSRVPLVNGGIDSAMLKAHKPRVMSKSGHSNVRIDKVDGIYLLYLQDLWTTVIDMKWRYKLTLFAATFVMTWFLFGVIYYAIAFLHGDLEMNKFSPKREPCVKNVDSLTGAFLFSLESQTTIGYGFRFITEECPHAIFLLVAQLVITTLIEIFITGTFLAKIARPKKRAETIKFSHCAVITKHNGELCLVIRVANMRKSLLIQCQLSGKLLQTYETKEGERILLNQASVKFNVDSSSESPFLILPLTFYHILDESSPLRDLTPQNLKEKDFELVVLLNATVESTSAVCQSRTSYVPEEIHWGYEFVPVVSLSPNGKYVADFSQFEKIRRSTDSTFYSMDSEKQKLEEKYRQEDQRERELRTMLLQQSNV, from the coding sequence AGCCCACAAAGATCAACATGTCCCGCGTGCCCCTGGTCAACGGCGGCATCGACAGCGCCATGCTCAAGGCGCACAAACCCCGCGTGATGTCCAAGAGCGGCCACAGCAACGTCAGGATAGACAAAGTCGATGGCATCTACCTGCTCTACCTGCAGGATCTGTGGACCACAGTCATAGACATGAAGTGGAGGTACAAACTCACCCTCTTTGCTGCTACTTTTGTCATGACCTGGTTCCTCTTTGGGGTGATCTACTACGCCATCGCCTTCCTTCACGGCGACTTGGAGATGAACAAGTTCTCCCCGAAGCGGGAGCCGTGCGTGAAGAATGTGGATTCCCTGACTGGGGCGTTCCTCTTCTCCCTGGAGTCCCAGACAACCATTGGCTATGGATTTCGTTTCATCACCGAGGAGTGTCCCCACGCCATTTTCTTGCTTGTGGCCCAGCTGGTCATCACCACCCTGATTGAGATCTTCATCACAGGTACCTTCCTGGCCAAGATCGCCAGGCCGAAAAAAAGGGCAGAGACGATTAAATTCAGCCACTGTGCTGTCATCACCAAACACAACGGGGAGCTTTGCCTGGTGATCAGAGTGGCAAACATGAGGAAGAGCCTCCTGATACAGTGTCAGCTCTCTGGGAAGCTTCTTCAGACCTACGAAACCAAGGAAGGGGAGAGGATTCTGCTGAACCAAGCCAGTGTCAAATTCAACGTTGACTCCTCTTCGGAGAGTCCGTTTCTCATTTTGCCTTTAACCTTTTACCACATTTTGGATGAAAGCAGCCCTCTGAGAGACCTCACACCTCAAAACCTCAAGGAGAAGGACTTTGAGCTCGTGGTGCTCCTGAATGCCACGGTGGAGTCCACCAGTGCTGTCTGCCAGAGCAGGACTTCCTACGTCCCCGAGGAGATCCACTGGGGCTACGAGTTCGTGCCTGTGGTTTCCCTCTCTCCAAATGGAAAGTACGTGGCCGATTTCAGTCAGTTTGAGAAGATCAGGAGGAGCACAGATTCTACTTTTTACAGTATGGactctgaaaagcaaaagctggAGGAGAAATACAGGCAGGAGGACCAAAGAGAGAGGGAACTGAGAACGATGTTGTTACAGCAGAGTAATGTTTGA
- the KCNJ15 gene encoding ATP-sensitive inward rectifier potassium channel 15 isoform X3, with protein MEPTKINMSRVPLVNGGIDSAMLKAHKPRVMSKSGHSNVRIDKVDGIYLLYLQDLWTTVIDMKWRYKLTLFAATFVMTWFLFGVIYYAIAFLHGDLEMNKFSPKREPCVKNVDSLTGAFLFSLESQTTIGYGFRFITEECPHAIFLLVAQLVITTLIEIFITGTFLAKIARPKKRAETIKFSHCAVITKHNGELCLVIRVANMRKSLLIQCQLSGKLLQTYETKEGERILLNQASVKFNVDSSSESPFLILPLTFYHILDESSPLRDLTPQNLKEKDFELVVLLNATVESTSAVCQSRTSYVPEEIHWGYEFVPVVSLSPNGKYVADFSQFEKIRRSTDSTFYSMDSEKQKLEEKYRQEDQRERELRTMLLQQSNV; from the coding sequence AGCCCACAAAGATCAACATGTCCCGCGTGCCCCTGGTCAACGGCGGCATCGACAGCGCCATGCTCAAGGCGCACAAACCCCGCGTGATGTCCAAGAGCGGCCACAGCAACGTCAGGATAGACAAAGTCGATGGCATCTACCTGCTCTACCTGCAGGATCTGTGGACCACAGTCATAGACATGAAGTGGAGGTACAAACTCACCCTCTTTGCTGCTACTTTTGTCATGACCTGGTTCCTCTTTGGGGTGATCTACTACGCCATCGCCTTCCTTCACGGCGACTTGGAGATGAACAAGTTCTCCCCGAAGCGGGAGCCGTGCGTGAAGAATGTGGATTCCCTGACTGGGGCGTTCCTCTTCTCCCTGGAGTCCCAGACAACCATTGGCTATGGATTTCGTTTCATCACCGAGGAGTGTCCCCACGCCATTTTCTTGCTTGTGGCCCAGCTGGTCATCACCACCCTGATTGAGATCTTCATCACAGGTACCTTCCTGGCCAAGATCGCCAGGCCGAAAAAAAGGGCAGAGACGATTAAATTCAGCCACTGTGCTGTCATCACCAAACACAACGGGGAGCTTTGCCTGGTGATCAGAGTGGCAAACATGAGGAAGAGCCTCCTGATACAGTGTCAGCTCTCTGGGAAGCTTCTTCAGACCTACGAAACCAAGGAAGGGGAGAGGATTCTGCTGAACCAAGCCAGTGTCAAATTCAACGTTGACTCCTCTTCGGAGAGTCCGTTTCTCATTTTGCCTTTAACCTTTTACCACATTTTGGATGAAAGCAGCCCTCTGAGAGACCTCACACCTCAAAACCTCAAGGAGAAGGACTTTGAGCTCGTGGTGCTCCTGAATGCCACGGTGGAGTCCACCAGTGCTGTCTGCCAGAGCAGGACTTCCTACGTCCCCGAGGAGATCCACTGGGGCTACGAGTTCGTGCCTGTGGTTTCCCTCTCTCCAAATGGAAAGTACGTGGCCGATTTCAGTCAGTTTGAGAAGATCAGGAGGAGCACAGATTCTACTTTTTACAGTATGGactctgaaaagcaaaagctggAGGAGAAATACAGGCAGGAGGACCAAAGAGAGAGGGAACTGAGAACGATGTTGTTACAGCAGAGTAATGTTTGA